CCCCCAAATGTATTCGCCGCCATTTTTCACATAGTTACGATAGGCGGGTTCAAGCTCCGGCTGCTTCTTTAAAACATCGGCCGGAACTGTCTTGAGCAATGTCGCGGGCGGATTGAAGACCCGGTAAAGAACCCCACCGGCGACCGCCAAACCCAAGACTGCCGTGATCGCCGCGGTGCGGTTCATAACCAGGCAGACGCCGCAACGGCCACCCGGGTTGCGCTCAGTTGCCGAGCATGTGCCCGAAGGCTCGGAACCGGTCGTACCGGTGCTGCCGCAGTTGCGCGGGAGCGAGTTTGCCAAGCGAACCCAGGGCCAAAGCCACTTCGGATTTGACGGTTTGAGCGGCTTCTGCCGGGTTGCGGTGGGCTCCGCCAAACGGTTCAGGCAAGACTTTTTCGACGAGGCCGAATTCCAGGGCGGAGTCGGCCGTGAGTTTGAGAGCGGCGGCAGCTTGGGCCTTCTTCATCGGGTCCCGCCACAAGATGGCCGCACAGCCTTCGGGCGGGATGACGCTATAGACGGCGTGCTCTTGCATCAAAACGGTGTTGGCAATGGCGATGCCGATCGCACCGCCAGAGCCCCCTTCGCCGATGACCACGCTCACAACGGGGACGGTCAATTCGAACATTTTGAGCATGCTGGCCGCGATGGCTTCGCTGATCCCCCGGGATTCTGATTCGACGCCGGGGTCGGCTGCCGGCGTGTCGATAAAGGTGACCACGGGCATGCGGAACCGTTCGGCCATTTCAAACATCCGGATGGCTTTGCGGTACCCCTCTGGCTTGGCCATAGCAAAGTTCCGGTAGGCGCGATCTTGGATGTTGCGGCCCTTTTGGTGTCCAACGAGCATGACGGGGGTTCCATCCAGTCGGGCGGGGCCAGCGACGACGGCATGGTCTTGGCCGATCCGGCGATCCCCGTCCAATTCGGTGAAATCAGTGAAGATCGCGTTAATGTAATCGAGCGTGTAGGGGCGCGGCTCGGCCCTTGCCAGCAACACTTGCTCCCACGGACCAAGGCGCGAATACCGAACCTGCAGGAAATTCTCGATCCGTTTTTCAAACTCTTCCGCCCGGGCTTCCAAAGCTTGGCGTTTGACGGAATCGGTTTCTTTGTCGGCGAGCTGCCGCAATTTGGCGACCCCGTCCTCTAGTTCCAAGACCGGTTTTTCCCAATCCTTCCAGGTGTTGTCCATTAGTTTTGCCCTCCTTGGAGGTGGGCGCCCAGCATCGAGCAAAGGTCGGCGAGCGTGGCTTTCATCTCGCGCCGGTGGACGATTTTGTCCAGCATCCCGGACCGATGGACGAACTCCGCGGTTTGGAAGTCGTCAGGGATTTTGAGCACTTGGGCTTGGGCGCTGACCCGGGCCCCGGCAAATCCGACAAGGGCCTTGGGTTCGGCCAGGATGACATCGGCGATGCTGGCGTAACTGGCAAGCACACCGGCCATGGTCGGATCGGTGAAGACGGAGATGTACGGGATGCCGTTTTGCCGGCATTTATCCACCGCGGCCGTGGTCTTGGCCATCTGCATAAGGCTAAGCAACCCCTCTTGCATCCTCGCTCCCCCAGAAGCGCAAAAAATAACGACCGGGCATTTGAGTTCCACGCCGCGTTCAAGTGTCCGGGCGATCTTTTCACCGTTGACGGAGCCCATTGAGCCACCCATGAAGTGGAAATCTGCGATGGCCGTAGCGATCTGCAACCCGTCCAGCGTGGCCGTGCCGCTCACCAGACTGTCCTTCATCCCAGATTTCGCTTGAGCTTGAGCGTATTTTTCCTCGTATTCGGGAAATTGGAGCGGGTCACCGGAAACAAGTTCGGCATCGCATTCCCGGAAACTGCCGACGTCGAAAGTGGCGTCCACCCGCTGCTGCCAGGTGAGCCGGTGGTGGTGATCACAATGGGGGCAAACGCGGAGGTTGGACTCAAAATCGGCGGTGAAAAGGGTTTTTTTGCATCCTTTGCACTGGACGAAGTTGGGGTTGGCCGCCGGAGCCTTCCGCGATGACATAGGGGAAGGAGGATACCTGGCACCGGGTCAAGGCTCTGCGCCGCCCTGACTTACGGCAGGTCGACCCAAACACCGTGGTTTTGCGGACCGTCGCCGGTCCAAACCGTGAATTGCAAGAAGGCGGTCGTGCCGGGGTTACCCGCCGCGAACGGGAACGAATACACCCCCATCCTCGACCCGTTGGGGGTAATCATCCCAAGGGTTTGCCGGCCGGTGACCGACTGCGTGCCGAGTTGGGCGTCGCCGAGCCGGACGGCATAAGCTTCGATTGTCCCATTGTTCCGAAGGGTCACGGTGATCTTGTAGGTGTTGTCCAGTTCCCGGATCACCGACACGTTCGCCGGTGTGACCGCAATCGATCCCGGGTTCGGGGAATTGACATCCCAAACGGCAGGATCCCAAACATTGAAATCCACGTTTCCTCCGGCCACCGTTTGGTCGAGGAGGAATTGTTTGCCACCCCGAACCTCCCATCCGCCATAGGGAACCCAAGCGCTGGAGTTGCTTAAAGTAAGGTGATCCTTGTAGACGTGGGTGATGAGCTGGGGTTTTGAATCCCAAAGCCAGAGCTCACGGAAGTCGTTGCTGGAATTGGTGTATTGGTTCCACCACTGGTTGGACCCCTCGTTGCGGGTGTAGAGCATCGGCCAGAACCCCAGGTTGCGGACCCGTTGGACGGCTTCGGCGATCCGTTGCACCCGGTCGTCGGGCGACATCGTGCCTTGGTAGACATTTTCGATGTCGACCATAAAGTATTTGAGATCGTAGGGCAGGGAAGTTTTGTTGGTGACGAATCCGATAGCTTTAAGCCCTTGGTCCACCTGCCACTGCCCGGTTTGGTTGGCCGGGGCCCCCGGGACGGTGGACCCGTTGTCGAAATTGAGGAACGCATAGGCGGCAACCTTGTAACCGGCTTGGTTCGCCCGGATCAGGTTTGTGGCGGCTGATGTCCAATAGCCGTGTCCTCCCCATGCGGCCTGGAAGAATGTTGACCATCCGGCCGCGCGCATGGTGTTGAGGAATGAGGTGGTGGCGGTTCCCGCCATGTCGATCCCCCCGAACAGGGTATTGGATCGGGGCGTACTCCAGGGCCCGGGGCGGCCGCGTGAATCAAGCGTCCTGACCCTCCACGTGTAGTTGCCCGGTTGGTAGCCGTCAGATTCCAGCGTGAAAAAGCTGAATGTGGTGCCCGTCGATTGCAGCGGCAAGGTGACTGTCCGCTGGGTTGGGCCGGTCATCTCGATCTGGTACATCACGCTTTGAGGATATGCCGTGGTGAGCAGCCCCTGAAAAGCTGGGGCACAACCCAAGTTTTCATTGGCAACCGGGTACCCCATGCCCGGCGGCGGAAGCTGACCAATGCTCACGGTCACCGTCCGGTAGGTCAGGTCGGTTGTTGCCCCTGGCAACCGTGCAAAAAAAGTGATTTTGAGCGTGCCGACAAAGTCATTTTTGGTTTTCAAGCCCATGATCAAACGCACGCGCATGAACTGGTTCAGCGGCCCTCCTTGGTAAACTACCTCTCCAATCGAGCTGGATTTGAGCGTCCCAAAGGTCGATGCGAGGTCAAGTGTGGCCACTGCGGACGGCGTATCGACCCTGGCCCCGTATTCCAGATTTGCAAACTCTTGGTCGAAGTAGAGGAATGCCGTGTGGTTTGTGTATTGCCCAACTTCGGTTTCCAAAGTCGGCTGGACTAGGAAAAAGGTGTCAGCCCGGGATACCGATGCCGCCATCAACAAAGCGAGCAGAGGCAAAAGGCGGGAAATCCGGCAAAGGAGCGGCAT
This window of the Armatimonadota bacterium genome carries:
- the accD gene encoding acetyl-CoA carboxylase, carboxyltransferase subunit beta, with product MSSRKAPAANPNFVQCKGCKKTLFTADFESNLRVCPHCDHHHRLTWQQRVDATFDVGSFRECDAELVSGDPLQFPEYEEKYAQAQAKSGMKDSLVSGTATLDGLQIATAIADFHFMGGSMGSVNGEKIARTLERGVELKCPVVIFCASGGARMQEGLLSLMQMAKTTAAVDKCRQNGIPYISVFTDPTMAGVLASYASIADVILAEPKALVGFAGARVSAQAQVLKIPDDFQTAEFVHRSGMLDKIVHRREMKATLADLCSMLGAHLQGGQN
- a CDS encoding acetyl-CoA carboxylase carboxyltransferase subunit alpha — translated: MDNTWKDWEKPVLELEDGVAKLRQLADKETDSVKRQALEARAEEFEKRIENFLQVRYSRLGPWEQVLLARAEPRPYTLDYINAIFTDFTELDGDRRIGQDHAVVAGPARLDGTPVMLVGHQKGRNIQDRAYRNFAMAKPEGYRKAIRMFEMAERFRMPVVTFIDTPAADPGVESESRGISEAIAASMLKMFELTVPVVSVVIGEGGSGGAIGIAIANTVLMQEHAVYSVIPPEGCAAILWRDPMKKAQAAAALKLTADSALEFGLVEKVLPEPFGGAHRNPAEAAQTVKSEVALALGSLGKLAPAQLRQHRYDRFRAFGHMLGN